The following coding sequences lie in one Peptostreptococcaceae bacterium genomic window:
- a CDS encoding ATP-binding cassette domain-containing protein, with protein MITISAKNLNKSFGVESILEEISFTVNKGDKVGLIGKNGSGKSTLFKMLT; from the coding sequence ATGATTACAATATCAGCCAAAAATTTAAATAAAAGTTTCGGCGTTGAATCCATATTGGAAGAAATAAGCTTCACAGTAAACAAAGGAGACAAGGTTGGGCTTATAGGCAAGAACGGCTCAGGAAAAAGCACCCTGTTCAAAATGCTCAC